One window from the genome of Rhodobacteraceae bacterium S2214 encodes:
- the mmsB gene encoding 3-hydroxyisobutyrate dehydrogenase — MKIGFIGLGNMGAPMAANLASAGHDVVGFDTMAKPDGLTMAGTAAAAVEGADVVITMLPNGDILRAVAADIHPAMKAGAVHLDCSTVDVASARAVAEMAETAGLTAVDAPVSGGIGGAAGGTLTFMAGGTEAGFATVSPLFEIMGQKAVHCGPAGNGQAAKICNNMILGVTMIATCEAFVLADKLGLDRQAMFDVVSTSSGYSWSMNAYCPAPGVGPQSPADNDYTPGFAADLMLKDLRLSQMAAEAADADTPMGEAAMALYQRFVEDEDGAGRDFSAMLPRFADRGRNAG; from the coding sequence ATGAAAATCGGATTTATCGGACTGGGTAACATGGGCGCGCCAATGGCCGCTAACCTCGCCTCGGCTGGCCACGATGTGGTGGGTTTCGACACAATGGCGAAGCCGGACGGTTTGACCATGGCGGGCACTGCTGCGGCTGCCGTCGAAGGCGCAGATGTGGTGATAACGATGCTGCCAAACGGTGATATTTTGCGTGCCGTGGCCGCAGATATTCATCCGGCGATGAAGGCAGGTGCCGTGCATCTGGATTGTTCAACTGTTGACGTCGCCAGCGCGCGTGCCGTCGCAGAAATGGCCGAAACCGCTGGCCTAACCGCAGTCGACGCGCCAGTGTCTGGCGGAATTGGCGGCGCTGCTGGCGGGACGCTGACGTTTATGGCGGGCGGAACCGAAGCGGGCTTTGCAACCGTGTCGCCGTTGTTCGAAATCATGGGTCAGAAAGCCGTGCATTGCGGCCCTGCCGGCAACGGTCAGGCCGCGAAAATTTGCAACAACATGATCCTTGGCGTCACGATGATCGCAACCTGTGAAGCCTTTGTGCTAGCTGATAAACTTGGCCTTGATCGGCAAGCGATGTTTGACGTCGTCAGCACATCGTCCGGCTATTCATGGAGCATGAACGCCTACTGCCCTGCCCCCGGTGTTGGCCCTCAAAGCCCTGCTGACAACGATTACACACCGGGTTTTGCTGCCGATTTGATGCTGAAAGATTTGCGTTTGTCGCAGATGGCCGCCGAAGCCGCAGACGCGGATACGCCGATGGGTGAAGCCGCAATGGCGCTGTATCAGCGGTTTGTTGAAGACGAAGACGGCGCTGGTCGCGACTTTTCCGCGATGCTGCCGCGTTTTGCTGACCGCGGGCGTAACGCGGGTTAA
- a CDS encoding enoyl-CoA hydratase/isomerase family protein codes for MSDLIVRIDGVAGRITLNRPKALNALTWDMVLGIEAALDAWRDDDAIQIVVIDAAGDKAFCSGGDIAEMYATGKAGDFSYGQRFWRDEYRLNRKIFHYAKPVVSFLQGFTMGGGVGVGCHGSHRIVGETSQVAMPEVTIGLVPDVGGSLILATAPGHIGEYLGLTGTRMDAADAIYVGFADVFVPEDQWDVLKVQLCETGDVAKIADIAQGLPSGSLQKAQPIIDGVFGQDGVFTTVSSSTDDVILAAAKKMDRNAPLALQVTLRMIRAVRDAPTIETALDHEFRYTFRSAQYGDFIEGIRAAIIDRDRAPVWQHSNVTSVPAADIARMTAPLGDNALIWED; via the coding sequence ATGAGCGATCTGATTGTTCGCATTGATGGCGTTGCGGGGCGGATCACGCTGAACCGTCCCAAGGCACTGAATGCACTGACTTGGGACATGGTGTTGGGGATCGAAGCGGCTTTGGACGCGTGGCGCGATGACGATGCCATACAGATCGTCGTCATCGACGCTGCAGGCGACAAAGCCTTTTGTTCCGGCGGTGATATCGCCGAGATGTACGCCACTGGTAAGGCTGGCGACTTCTCCTACGGACAACGGTTTTGGCGCGATGAATACCGGCTGAACCGCAAGATTTTCCATTATGCCAAACCTGTTGTTAGCTTCCTTCAAGGCTTCACGATGGGTGGTGGCGTTGGCGTTGGATGCCACGGTTCACACCGCATCGTCGGAGAGACATCGCAGGTCGCGATGCCCGAAGTCACGATTGGACTTGTGCCCGACGTCGGCGGGTCGTTGATCCTTGCTACAGCCCCAGGACATATCGGCGAATACCTTGGGCTGACAGGCACCCGCATGGATGCCGCAGATGCGATTTATGTAGGTTTTGCCGACGTATTTGTGCCGGAAGACCAATGGGATGTTCTAAAAGTACAACTCTGCGAGACAGGTGACGTGGCAAAAATTGCGGACATTGCGCAGGGTTTGCCAAGTGGCTCGTTACAAAAAGCGCAGCCTATTATCGACGGTGTGTTTGGCCAAGACGGTGTTTTTACTACCGTATCATCCAGCACGGATGACGTCATTCTAGCCGCCGCGAAGAAGATGGACCGAAATGCACCGCTCGCGTTGCAGGTCACGCTTCGGATGATCCGCGCGGTTCGTGACGCACCAACCATCGAAACAGCATTGGACCACGAATTTCGCTATACGTTCCGGTCCGCGCAATACGGTGATTTTATCGAAGGTATCCGGGCCGCGATCATTGATCGCGACAGGGCGCCTGTTTGGCAACATAGTAACGTCACCAGCGTACCGGCAGCGGATATCGCACGCATGACAGCCCCCTTGGGCGACAACGCATTGATCTGGGAGGATTAA
- a CDS encoding acyl-CoA dehydrogenase family protein: MDFALTEEQTAIFDMAQAFGAEHIAPFARQWEADGTIPKELWTAIAELGFGGLYVSEDSGGSGLSRLDATLVFEALSQSCASAAAFLSIHNMCARMIDNFGSDAMKADLLPRALTMETVLSYCLTEPGSGSDAAALKTKAVETGNGYALTGTKAFISGGGYSDGYIVMARTGDDGPKGISAFYVPEGAEGLSFGGLEDKMGWRSQPTRQVQLDNCNITKGDLLGETGKGFTYAMMGLDGGRLNIAACSLGAAQSALDQTVAYMGERKAFGKSINQFQGLQFRLADMEIEMQAARVFLRQAAWKLDNKTPDASAFCAMAKKHVTEVGSRVADQCLQLHGGYGYLADYGIEKIVRDLRVHQILEGTNEIMRVLTARHVLTK, translated from the coding sequence ATGGACTTTGCTTTAACCGAAGAACAAACCGCTATTTTTGACATGGCGCAGGCCTTTGGCGCAGAGCATATCGCGCCTTTTGCCCGCCAGTGGGAAGCAGACGGCACGATCCCCAAAGAGCTATGGACCGCAATCGCAGAGCTTGGCTTTGGCGGATTGTACGTGTCCGAGGACAGCGGCGGTTCGGGTCTGTCGCGCTTGGATGCCACGTTGGTTTTCGAAGCACTTTCACAATCCTGCGCCTCTGCCGCCGCGTTCCTGTCCATTCACAACATGTGCGCACGGATGATCGACAACTTCGGATCAGACGCGATGAAGGCAGACCTGCTGCCACGCGCCCTGACGATGGAGACCGTCCTGTCCTATTGCCTAACCGAGCCGGGATCAGGGTCGGACGCGGCGGCACTGAAAACAAAGGCCGTTGAAACCGGCAATGGATATGCCCTGACGGGGACCAAGGCATTCATATCAGGCGGCGGTTATTCGGATGGCTACATCGTGATGGCCCGTACCGGCGATGATGGTCCGAAGGGCATCAGCGCGTTCTATGTGCCCGAGGGCGCTGAGGGGCTTTCGTTTGGCGGTCTTGAAGACAAAATGGGCTGGCGGTCACAGCCGACCCGCCAAGTCCAGTTGGACAATTGCAACATTACCAAGGGTGATCTGCTTGGTGAAACCGGAAAAGGTTTCACATATGCGATGATGGGCTTGGACGGCGGACGGTTAAACATTGCCGCCTGTTCATTGGGTGCTGCGCAATCAGCTCTTGACCAAACGGTCGCGTATATGGGCGAACGCAAGGCATTCGGCAAATCCATCAACCAGTTCCAAGGGCTACAATTCCGGCTCGCGGATATGGAAATCGAGATGCAAGCCGCTCGTGTTTTCCTGCGCCAAGCTGCGTGGAAATTGGACAACAAAACGCCGGATGCGTCAGCGTTTTGCGCGATGGCGAAAAAGCACGTCACCGAAGTTGGCAGCCGCGTCGCGGATCAATGTCTACAATTGCACGGCGGCTATGGCTATTTGGCTGACTATGGCATCGAGAAAATCGTGCGTGACCTGCGCGTCCATCAAATTCTGGAAGGCACAAACGAGATCATGCGCGTACTGACCGCCCGCCATGTGCTGACGAAATGA
- a CDS encoding cupredoxin family copper-binding protein has translation MTLFTRRNVLRLAATAAAVPVAAKMAQAATNHVVTIKNMAFSPANLTIKAGDTVTWVNEDRAAHSAWESANNAFDTGLLSTGQSAALTFGAAGSFNYRCRPHGNMRGSITITN, from the coding sequence ATGACACTTTTTACACGCCGTAATGTACTTCGTCTTGCTGCGACCGCCGCTGCCGTTCCTGTGGCTGCAAAGATGGCACAAGCTGCGACAAACCACGTTGTCACAATCAAAAACATGGCCTTTTCGCCAGCGAACCTGACGATCAAAGCGGGCGACACCGTGACGTGGGTGAACGAAGATCGTGCAGCCCACAGCGCATGGGAATCCGCGAATAACGCCTTTGACACGGGGCTGCTGTCCACAGGCCAATCCGCCGCGCTGACCTTTGGTGCTGCCGGATCGTTCAACTACCGCTGCCGTCCGCACGGCAATATGCGTGGGTCAATTACGATCACGAACTAG
- a CDS encoding CoA-acylating methylmalonate-semialdehyde dehydrogenase, which yields MQELTHYIGGEHVKGTSGRFADVFNPATGEVQAKVPLASPEELARAVEVAQAAQPAWAATNPQRRARVMMKFVSLLNDNMDKLAEALSREHGKTLPDAAGDVQRGLEVVEYCIGAPEMLKGDYTDSAGPGIDMYSMKQPLGVTAGITPFNFPAMIPLWMCAPAIVCGNAFILKPSERDPSVPLMLAELLEEAGLPKGIMQVVNGDKEAVDAILDHDVIQSIGFVGSTPIAEYIYGRGCSNGKRVQCFGGAKNHMIIMPDADMDQAADALIGAGYGAAGERCMAISVAVPVGEETADKLIEKLVPRIEKLKVGPYTAGTDVDYGPVVTAAAKANILGLVESGVAQGAELVVDGRNFNLQGYEDGFFVGPHLFDRVTTDMDIYKKEIFGPVLSCVRAQTYEEAIDMAIDHEYGNGTAIFTRDGDTARDFANRINIGMVGINVPIPVPLAYHTFGGWKKSVFGDLNQHGPDAFKFYTRTKTVTSRWPSGIKEGGEFSIPVME from the coding sequence ATGCAAGAATTGACCCACTACATCGGCGGCGAACATGTCAAAGGCACGTCCGGCCGTTTCGCTGACGTATTCAACCCAGCCACAGGCGAAGTTCAGGCGAAAGTGCCGCTGGCTAGCCCGGAAGAGCTGGCACGCGCTGTTGAAGTCGCCCAAGCGGCGCAGCCTGCATGGGCCGCCACGAACCCGCAGCGTCGCGCACGTGTGATGATGAAATTCGTGTCCCTTCTGAACGACAACATGGACAAACTGGCCGAAGCCCTGTCCCGCGAGCACGGCAAGACATTGCCAGACGCCGCAGGCGACGTGCAGCGCGGCCTTGAGGTTGTTGAATACTGCATCGGTGCCCCTGAAATGCTGAAAGGTGATTACACCGACAGCGCGGGCCCTGGGATTGATATGTATTCCATGAAACAGCCGCTTGGTGTGACGGCTGGCATTACGCCGTTCAACTTTCCCGCGATGATCCCACTTTGGATGTGTGCGCCTGCGATCGTGTGCGGCAACGCCTTTATCCTGAAGCCATCCGAACGCGATCCATCCGTGCCATTGATGCTGGCTGAACTGCTTGAAGAAGCTGGTCTTCCAAAAGGTATCATGCAGGTCGTGAATGGTGACAAAGAAGCCGTTGACGCCATCCTTGATCACGACGTGATCCAGTCGATCGGTTTTGTCGGCTCCACCCCGATTGCCGAATACATCTACGGTCGTGGCTGTTCCAACGGCAAGCGCGTACAGTGTTTCGGTGGTGCGAAAAACCACATGATCATCATGCCGGATGCGGACATGGACCAAGCGGCTGATGCGCTGATCGGTGCGGGCTACGGTGCGGCTGGTGAACGTTGCATGGCGATTTCGGTTGCGGTCCCAGTGGGCGAAGAAACAGCCGATAAGCTGATCGAAAAGCTGGTCCCACGGATCGAAAAACTGAAAGTCGGCCCATACACAGCAGGCACTGACGTGGACTACGGTCCTGTTGTGACTGCTGCGGCCAAAGCCAACATCCTTGGGTTGGTCGAATCCGGTGTGGCACAAGGCGCAGAGCTGGTCGTGGATGGCCGGAACTTTAACCTGCAAGGCTACGAAGACGGGTTCTTTGTTGGGCCACATCTGTTTGACCGCGTCACGACAGATATGGACATCTATAAGAAGGAAATCTTTGGTCCGGTTCTGTCATGTGTGCGCGCACAAACCTACGAAGAAGCCATCGACATGGCCATTGACCATGAATACGGCAACGGCACCGCGATCTTTACGCGGGACGGCGACACGGCCCGCGACTTTGCCAACCGGATCAACATCGGCATGGTCGGCATCAACGTGCCAATCCCCGTGCCATTGGCCTACCACACGTTCGGTGGCTGGAAGAAATCCGTCTTTGGTGACCTGAACCAGCACGGCCCAGACGCGTTCAAGTTCTACACACGCACCAAGACCGTCACATCGCGTTGGCCGTCGGGGATCAAAGAAGGCGGCGAATTCTCTATTCCTGTCATGGAATAA
- a CDS encoding LysR family transcriptional regulator, with translation MVQNWDDLRVFLAVARAAGLSGAAPVLKMDPATVGRRVARLELAVGAPLFVKSPQGYALTDLGQRMRDRATEAEEALALALDEGQGGTRGLTGQIRIGSPDGVANYVLPQVVAKIQAENPGLEVQILALPRVVNLSQREADMAVTVSPPAAQRLTVEPITDYKLHLAQRADAAQISELSDLTGRRIVGYIPDMIFDKELDYLGEIGTRSVAMASNSVAVQVQMLRHGGVGFVHDFALHAAPELRRVLTDQVSLRRTLYLVRHRSDRQSERLSRFAEALSAGMSAEVTRLEAAVDLTG, from the coding sequence ATGGTGCAGAACTGGGATGATCTAAGGGTATTCTTGGCAGTCGCGCGGGCGGCGGGCCTGTCAGGCGCAGCGCCTGTTTTAAAGATGGATCCGGCAACCGTTGGACGGCGTGTCGCGCGATTGGAATTGGCTGTGGGCGCACCCTTGTTTGTGAAATCGCCGCAAGGTTATGCGCTGACAGACCTTGGTCAGCGGATGCGTGACAGAGCCACAGAAGCGGAAGAAGCGTTAGCCTTAGCGCTGGATGAAGGGCAGGGCGGGACGCGCGGCCTGACAGGGCAGATCAGGATAGGATCGCCAGATGGTGTTGCGAATTACGTGCTGCCGCAGGTCGTCGCCAAGATACAAGCGGAGAACCCCGGTCTAGAGGTGCAGATACTCGCCTTGCCGCGCGTCGTGAACCTATCGCAACGCGAGGCCGATATGGCCGTCACGGTCAGCCCGCCCGCCGCACAGCGTCTGACGGTTGAACCGATCACCGATTACAAACTGCATCTCGCCCAGCGGGCCGACGCAGCACAGATCTCGGAATTGTCCGATCTGACGGGACGGCGGATCGTTGGGTACATTCCGGATATGATTTTCGACAAGGAACTCGACTACTTAGGTGAAATAGGCACGCGGTCTGTGGCGATGGCGTCGAATTCCGTTGCGGTCCAAGTACAGATGTTGCGCCACGGTGGTGTCGGTTTCGTCCATGATTTTGCGCTTCATGCGGCCCCCGAACTGCGGCGGGTCCTGACGGATCAGGTCAGTTTGCGCCGCACGCTGTATCTGGTCCGCCACCGATCTGACCGCCAATCAGAGCGCCTGTCGCGCTTTGCAGAAGCCCTGAGTGCGGGCATGTCAGCCGAAGTAACCCGCCTAGAGGCGGCTGTAGACTTGACAGGATAG
- a CDS encoding CBS domain-containing protein: MLVSKILETKPEGGVISVKPDVTVGDAAKVLSQKKIGTLVVSSDGAALDGILSERDIVRALGANGTGCLTENVSELMTAKIITCSPTDQADTVLGKMTEGRFRHMPVMDGNKMIGLISIGDVVKARLAELSMEKDALQGMIMGH; encoded by the coding sequence ATGTTGGTCAGTAAGATATTGGAAACAAAGCCGGAAGGCGGCGTGATATCGGTGAAACCTGATGTGACCGTCGGTGATGCTGCCAAAGTTCTGTCTCAAAAGAAGATTGGTACGCTGGTTGTGTCTTCTGATGGTGCTGCCCTCGATGGTATCTTGTCAGAACGCGACATCGTGCGTGCCTTGGGCGCAAACGGAACCGGCTGTTTGACGGAAAACGTCAGTGAATTGATGACCGCCAAGATCATCACATGTTCGCCTACAGACCAAGCCGATACCGTTCTCGGCAAGATGACCGAAGGACGGTTCCGGCACATGCCTGTCATGGATGGTAACAAGATGATCGGGTTGATCTCGATCGGCGACGTTGTCAAAGCGCGTCTCGCGGAACTGTCGATGGAGAAGGACGCGCTGCAGGGCATGATCATGGGTCACTAG
- the coaD gene encoding pantetheine-phosphate adenylyltransferase, with protein sequence MRTGLYPGTFDPVTHGHTDIIRRACTLVDRLVIGVAINRDKGPLFTLEERVAMVEAECVPLGQNVGCEIVVHPFENLLIDCARDVGASVIVRGLRAVADFEYEYQMVGMNRAMDHSIETVFLMADAKNQAIASKLVKEIARLGGDVTKFVPPAVKDQLLAKLGK encoded by the coding sequence ATGCGCACTGGTCTCTATCCCGGCACGTTTGATCCGGTCACTCATGGCCATACCGACATTATCCGCAGGGCGTGTACGCTTGTTGACCGTTTGGTCATCGGTGTTGCAATCAACCGCGATAAAGGCCCGCTTTTTACGCTGGAAGAACGCGTGGCGATGGTCGAAGCGGAATGTGTTCCGCTTGGTCAAAACGTGGGTTGCGAAATCGTGGTGCATCCGTTTGAAAACCTGTTGATCGATTGCGCCCGCGATGTGGGTGCGTCAGTCATCGTGCGCGGTCTGCGGGCCGTGGCTGATTTTGAATACGAATATCAGATGGTCGGCATGAACCGCGCCATGGATCATTCAATCGAGACGGTGTTCTTGATGGCAGATGCCAAGAACCAAGCGATTGCGTCCAAACTGGTCAAGGAAATCGCTCGCCTTGGCGGGGATGTGACCAAGTTTGTACCACCTGCGGTCAAAGACCAATTGCTGGCAAAACTGGGCAAATAG
- the gap gene encoding type I glyceraldehyde-3-phosphate dehydrogenase produces MAVKVAINGFGRIGRNVLRAIIESGRTDIEVIAINDLGPVETNAHLLRFDSVHGKFPATVTTTEDSIDVGRGPMKVTAIRNPADLPWSDVDVVLECTGIFTSKEACQAHLDNGSKRVLISAPGKDADKTIVFGVNDGALTADDIVVSNASCTTNCLSPVAKVLNDAVGITKGFMTTIHSYTGDQPTLDTMHKDLYRARAAALSMIPTSTGAAKAVGLVLPELNGILDGVAIRVPTPNVSVVDLTFEASRATTVEEVNNAIIAAADAGPLKGILGYTDLPNVSTDFNHDPRSSIFHLDQTKVLDGNMVRILTWYDNEWGFSNRMSDTAVAMGKFL; encoded by the coding sequence ATGGCAGTCAAAGTAGCGATTAACGGTTTCGGACGTATCGGACGGAACGTATTGCGGGCCATCATTGAATCCGGTCGCACAGACATCGAAGTTATTGCAATCAACGACCTTGGTCCTGTTGAAACAAACGCGCACCTGCTGCGGTTCGATTCTGTGCACGGCAAGTTCCCTGCAACTGTGACCACCACAGAAGACTCTATCGACGTGGGCCGCGGCCCGATGAAAGTCACAGCGATCCGCAACCCAGCGGACCTGCCATGGTCTGACGTTGACGTGGTTCTGGAATGCACAGGTATCTTCACATCCAAAGAAGCCTGCCAAGCGCACCTTGATAACGGGTCCAAGCGCGTGCTGATCTCTGCACCAGGCAAAGACGCGGACAAAACTATCGTGTTCGGCGTGAACGACGGCGCATTGACTGCAGACGACATTGTTGTGTCCAACGCATCTTGCACAACAAACTGCCTGTCCCCTGTTGCCAAGGTTCTGAACGACGCTGTCGGGATCACCAAAGGTTTCATGACAACGATCCACAGCTACACCGGCGACCAGCCGACCTTGGACACAATGCACAAGGATCTGTACCGCGCACGCGCAGCAGCCCTGTCCATGATCCCGACATCCACTGGTGCAGCAAAAGCGGTTGGTCTGGTTCTGCCAGAACTGAACGGCATCCTTGACGGTGTTGCGATCCGCGTTCCAACACCAAACGTGTCTGTTGTTGACCTGACTTTTGAAGCGTCCCGCGCGACAACCGTGGAAGAAGTGAACAATGCGATCATTGCAGCTGCAGACGCTGGCCCGCTGAAAGGCATTCTGGGTTACACTGATCTACCAAACGTCAGCACCGACTTTAACCACGACCCACGGTCTTCCATCTTCCACCTTGACCAAACAAAGGTTCTGGACGGCAACATGGTGCGTATCCTGACGTGGTACGACAACGAATGGGGCTTCTCCAACCGGATGAGCGATACAGCCGTTGCGATGGGCAAATTTCTGTAA
- the gap gene encoding type I glyceraldehyde-3-phosphate dehydrogenase, whose protein sequence is MTVTIGINGFGRIGRCTLAHITEAARNDVQVVRINATGPIETNAHLLKYDSVHGRFGSPVKVKDQTIDLGRGPIDVMSSYDPETLDWSGCDVVLECTGKFNDGQKADVHLRQGAKKVLISAPAKNVERTVVYGVNHRQLLANDRMVSNGSCTTNCLAPLAKVLNDEIGIERGIMTTIHSYTGDQPTLDRRHSDLYRARAAAMAMIPTSTGAAKALSEVLPELEGKLDGTAMRVPTPNVSAVDLTFEAGKSVSVEDVNAIMAEAAGGYMGMVMSYDDEAKVSIDFNHTTQSCIFAPDQTKVVGGKTVRVLAWYDNEWGFSARMADVAAAMGRMH, encoded by the coding sequence ATGACTGTCACGATTGGTATCAACGGATTTGGGCGCATCGGGCGCTGCACTTTGGCACACATCACAGAGGCCGCACGCAACGACGTTCAGGTCGTCCGCATCAACGCGACTGGCCCGATTGAGACAAACGCCCACCTTCTGAAATACGACAGTGTGCATGGCCGTTTTGGCAGCCCAGTCAAAGTCAAAGATCAAACAATTGATCTGGGTCGCGGCCCTATTGATGTGATGTCGTCCTACGATCCGGAAACCCTTGATTGGTCCGGCTGCGATGTCGTTCTGGAATGCACCGGCAAATTCAACGACGGACAGAAGGCAGACGTTCATTTGCGTCAAGGCGCAAAGAAGGTCCTGATTTCTGCCCCTGCCAAAAACGTCGAACGCACCGTGGTCTACGGTGTGAACCACCGCCAATTGCTTGCCAATGACCGCATGGTATCGAACGGATCTTGCACCACGAACTGCCTTGCCCCGCTTGCCAAGGTACTGAACGACGAAATCGGGATCGAACGCGGTATCATGACCACGATCCACAGCTACACAGGCGATCAGCCAACACTGGACCGCCGTCATTCTGATCTATACCGCGCCCGTGCCGCAGCCATGGCGATGATCCCCACATCCACGGGTGCCGCCAAAGCGCTGAGCGAAGTCTTGCCGGAACTGGAAGGCAAACTCGACGGCACGGCCATGCGGGTCCCTACCCCGAACGTCTCGGCGGTTGATCTGACGTTTGAAGCGGGCAAATCCGTCAGCGTCGAAGACGTTAACGCGATTATGGCTGAAGCGGCTGGTGGCTACATGGGCATGGTCATGTCCTACGACGACGAAGCCAAAGTCAGCATCGACTTTAACCACACCACACAAAGCTGCATTTTTGCGCCAGACCAGACCAAAGTCGTCGGTGGCAAAACCGTACGGGTGTTGGCGTGGTACGATAATGAATGGGGCTTCTCAGCACGGATGGCCGATGTCGCGGCGGCCATGGGTCGGATGCACTAA
- a CDS encoding DUF4329 domain-containing protein, whose amino-acid sequence MHRLTIALLALVTVSACAAPVETISKRPAIIPKAIQPQPTSFAPPPAEQASIDNFARSFLNSIQTQSIRERREFCGFFFRDSAGQLQATAPRRGSFASCNMPVPQRRDNIVASYHTHGAYGPQYDNEVPSTTDLLSDFQLGVDGYVSTPGGRVWRVSNANRDTSQVCGLGCVIRDPGFVPRNENQVRQRYTVATLTQRSGV is encoded by the coding sequence ATGCATCGTCTGACAATCGCGCTTCTTGCACTTGTGACCGTCAGTGCATGTGCGGCCCCTGTCGAAACGATCAGCAAACGACCAGCTATCATCCCCAAAGCGATTCAGCCGCAACCAACGTCTTTTGCGCCACCGCCTGCAGAACAGGCTAGCATTGATAATTTTGCGCGGTCCTTCCTGAACAGCATCCAGACTCAATCAATCCGAGAACGTCGCGAATTCTGCGGCTTTTTCTTCCGTGATAGCGCAGGTCAATTGCAGGCGACTGCACCACGGCGTGGCAGCTTTGCGAGCTGCAACATGCCGGTGCCACAACGGCGTGATAACATCGTCGCATCCTACCACACGCACGGCGCTTATGGGCCGCAGTACGATAACGAAGTGCCGTCAACGACTGATCTGTTGTCCGACTTCCAACTTGGCGTCGATGGCTACGTATCGACACCGGGTGGCCGAGTTTGGCGGGTCTCAAACGCCAATCGCGATACGTCTCAGGTCTGCGGCCTTGGCTGTGTGATCCGAGATCCGGGCTTTGTGCCCCGCAACGAAAATCAGGTCCGCCAACGGTATACGGTTGCGACCCTGACCCAACGCAGCGGCGTTTAA